From Vibrio artabrorum, a single genomic window includes:
- a CDS encoding LysR family transcriptional regulator ArgP has product MRGLDYKWIEALDAVVKQRSFERAAEQLYISQSAVSQRIKQLEKWLAQPALVRESPPRPTPAGRKLLGLYRRVRLLEHELVPELMNEDVTQPLSISIATNADSLATWLLPALSDVMKSRNVELNLAIHGESRTLDKIKSGEVAGAISLESQALPGCSADYLGRMDYVCVASSDFYDRYFSEGVSYTTLSKAPAVSYDQYDDLHKKFLHDHFNVPRDSVINHTVGSSEAFVRLALSGVAYCLIPRLQIIDELESGALIDITPGFLLSYRIYWHHWQLESGVLKEISQAILSFAHNHLPQ; this is encoded by the coding sequence ATGCGTGGATTGGATTATAAATGGATAGAAGCTCTGGATGCCGTTGTGAAACAACGTAGCTTTGAGAGAGCTGCTGAGCAGTTATATATCTCCCAGTCAGCAGTGTCTCAGCGTATCAAGCAGCTAGAAAAGTGGTTAGCTCAGCCGGCTCTCGTGAGAGAAAGCCCACCAAGGCCAACACCGGCCGGAAGAAAGTTGCTGGGCTTGTACCGGCGGGTTCGATTATTAGAGCACGAGCTTGTGCCTGAGTTAATGAATGAAGACGTTACTCAGCCACTATCGATCTCCATTGCTACTAATGCTGATAGCTTGGCGACATGGTTACTGCCAGCTCTATCTGATGTGATGAAGTCTCGTAACGTTGAGTTGAACCTCGCGATTCATGGTGAGTCTAGAACCCTTGATAAGATCAAAAGTGGTGAGGTTGCTGGGGCGATCAGTTTGGAGTCTCAAGCTCTTCCGGGTTGTAGTGCCGACTATCTTGGTAGGATGGACTATGTCTGTGTGGCTAGTTCTGATTTTTATGACCGCTATTTCTCCGAGGGAGTGAGTTACACAACACTCAGTAAAGCCCCGGCGGTTTCGTATGATCAGTACGATGATCTGCATAAAAAGTTTCTGCATGATCATTTTAATGTGCCAAGAGACAGTGTCATTAACCATACGGTCGGTAGCTCGGAAGCGTTCGTACGTTTAGCGTTGTCGGGCGTTGCCTACTGTCTGATTCCTCGATTACAGATCATCGATGAGCTAGAATCAGGAGCTCTTATTGATATTACCCCTGGCTTTCTGTTGTCTTATCGCATCTATTGGCACCATTGGCAGCTAGAGAGTGGAGTCCTAAAAGAGATATCTCAAGCGATATTGAGTTTTGCTCACAATCACTTACCTCAGTAA
- the mscS gene encoding small-conductance mechanosensitive channel MscS, translating into MADSSTATDTPMVDGLSLANQWLTNNSDLFIQYGVNIISALVILFIGNLIVKAVANSISKVLEKKDMDRAVIEFIHGLVRYLLFVIVLIAALGRLGVQTASVVAVIGAAGLAVGLALQGSLSNFAAGVLIVAFRPFKSGDYVEIGGVAGSVDSIQIFQTVLTTPDNKMVVVPNGSVIGSPITNYSRHTTRRIDLMIGVSYKADLQKTKALLTKICESDERVLKEPGVLVGVHTLADSSVNFVVRPWVNTADYWSVYFDLMQAIKEGLDNEGIEIPFPQMDVHMNKVES; encoded by the coding sequence ATGGCTGATAGTTCGACAGCGACTGATACCCCAATGGTGGATGGTTTGTCTCTTGCAAATCAGTGGTTAACAAATAATTCAGATCTCTTTATCCAATACGGCGTAAATATCATTTCAGCATTGGTTATCCTATTTATTGGTAACCTGATTGTGAAAGCGGTAGCCAATAGTATCTCTAAGGTTCTAGAGAAAAAGGATATGGATAGAGCCGTTATAGAGTTTATCCATGGTTTAGTTCGTTACTTATTGTTTGTTATTGTTCTTATTGCTGCACTTGGTCGCTTAGGGGTTCAAACAGCATCTGTGGTAGCGGTTATTGGTGCTGCTGGTTTAGCGGTAGGTCTTGCACTGCAAGGTTCACTGTCTAACTTTGCGGCAGGTGTCCTTATTGTTGCCTTCCGTCCATTTAAGTCAGGTGACTATGTGGAAATTGGTGGTGTAGCGGGGTCGGTTGATTCGATTCAAATCTTCCAAACCGTCCTTACAACACCTGATAATAAAATGGTCGTAGTACCTAACGGTAGTGTTATCGGTAGCCCAATTACCAACTACTCACGTCACACAACGCGTCGAATTGATTTGATGATAGGCGTCTCTTACAAGGCCGATCTTCAGAAAACAAAAGCGTTGCTGACTAAGATCTGTGAGTCTGATGAACGTGTGTTGAAAGAGCCTGGTGTGCTAGTTGGTGTTCATACACTTGCTGACTCTTCGGTTAACTTTGTGGTTCGCCCATGGGTGAACACTGCTGATTACTGGAGTGTCTATTTCGATCTTATGCAAGCCATCAAAGAAGGCTTGGATAATGAAGGTATCGAAATCCCATTCCCGCAAATGGATGTACATATGAATAAAGTAGAATCTTAA
- a CDS encoding 5-formyltetrahydrofolate cyclo-ligase, whose translation MQTLTRSEFRKQIRIKRNALSGEQQTQSALDLVQQCAQLTEIQSAQHIALYISIDGELDTQPLIEWLWSQGKQTYLPVLHPFSSGHLLFLHYSPTTPTVLNKYGIVEPQLNQMLVKPCHQLDLIFAPLVGFDSRGHRLGMGGGYYDRTLAKWFETGSGATPIGLAHDCQHVDTLPTKEWDIPLPKIVTPSKTWQWENNH comes from the coding sequence ATGCAGACGCTCACACGCAGCGAATTTCGCAAACAGATCCGCATCAAACGCAATGCCTTGTCTGGCGAACAGCAAACTCAATCCGCTTTAGATTTAGTCCAGCAGTGCGCTCAACTGACTGAGATCCAGTCAGCTCAGCATATAGCGCTCTATATCTCTATTGATGGCGAACTCGATACCCAACCTTTAATCGAGTGGTTATGGTCGCAAGGTAAACAAACGTATTTACCAGTATTGCACCCCTTCTCTAGCGGGCACTTATTGTTTCTGCACTACTCTCCAACCACTCCCACGGTATTAAATAAATATGGCATCGTAGAGCCTCAACTGAATCAAATGCTGGTTAAGCCTTGCCATCAACTCGACCTTATCTTCGCCCCCCTTGTTGGTTTTGACTCTCGAGGGCATCGCTTAGGCATGGGCGGCGGATATTATGATCGCACTCTGGCGAAGTGGTTTGAGACAGGCAGTGGCGCAACGCCAATTGGTTTGGCTCATGATTGCCAACATGTCGATACCTTACCGACAAAAGAGTGGGACATTCCGTTACCTAAAATAGTGACTCCGAGTAAAACTTGGCAATGGGAAAACAACCATTAA
- the serA gene encoding phosphoglycerate dehydrogenase, translating to MAKVSLEKEKIKILLLEGLHPSSVEVLQAAGYTNIEYHKGSLPEEELLEAVKDAHFIGIRSRTNLSQNVIDAAEKLVAIGCFCIGTNQVNLKAAAKRGVPVFNAPFSNTRSVAELVLGQILLLLRGIPEKNALAHRGIWKKSADNSNEARGKRLGIIGYGHIGTQLSIIAENLGMRVYFFDIENKLSLGNATQVHTMTELLNKCDVISLHVPETNETKNMMGKEEFERMKPGSIFINAARGTVVDIPALCGALESGHLSGAAIDVFPTEPKTNADPFESPLIQFDNVILTPHVGGSTQEAQENIGVEVAGKLAKYSDNGSTLSSVNFPEVSLPLHTGTSRLLHIHENRPGILTQINTIFAEEGINIAGQYLQTTADMGYVVIDVEADRSEEALLKLKEIEGTIRARLLH from the coding sequence ATGGCTAAAGTTTCACTGGAAAAAGAAAAGATTAAGATTCTACTTCTGGAAGGTCTTCACCCTTCTTCTGTAGAAGTATTGCAAGCCGCAGGTTACACAAACATTGAGTACCATAAAGGCTCTCTACCTGAAGAAGAGCTTCTTGAAGCGGTTAAAGATGCTCATTTCATCGGTATTCGTTCTCGCACGAACCTTTCCCAAAACGTTATTGATGCTGCTGAAAAATTGGTTGCTATCGGCTGTTTCTGTATTGGTACTAACCAAGTTAACCTTAAAGCGGCAGCAAAGCGCGGTGTCCCTGTGTTCAATGCCCCATTCTCAAACACTCGAAGTGTTGCAGAACTTGTTCTTGGTCAGATTCTATTGCTACTTCGTGGCATTCCAGAAAAGAACGCGCTTGCTCACCGTGGCATCTGGAAAAAAAGTGCCGACAACTCTAACGAAGCTCGTGGTAAGCGTCTAGGTATTATTGGTTACGGCCATATCGGTACTCAACTGAGTATTATTGCGGAAAACCTTGGTATGCGCGTTTACTTCTTCGATATTGAAAACAAACTGTCGCTAGGTAACGCAACTCAAGTTCACACCATGACTGAATTGCTGAACAAGTGTGACGTGATCTCTTTGCACGTACCCGAAACCAACGAAACGAAAAACATGATGGGTAAAGAAGAGTTCGAGCGCATGAAGCCTGGATCTATCTTTATTAATGCAGCACGCGGCACGGTCGTCGATATTCCTGCTCTATGTGGTGCTCTGGAATCTGGCCACCTTTCTGGTGCGGCGATCGATGTTTTTCCAACAGAACCAAAAACCAATGCAGACCCATTCGAGTCTCCATTAATACAATTCGACAATGTTATCCTAACGCCTCACGTGGGTGGTTCAACTCAAGAAGCGCAAGAGAATATTGGTGTCGAAGTGGCAGGTAAACTCGCAAAATACTCTGATAACGGCTCTACGCTATCGAGTGTTAACTTCCCTGAAGTATCGCTACCACTGCATACTGGCACATCTCGCTTGCTACACATCCACGAAAACCGCCCTGGTATTCTGACTCAAATCAATACCATCTTCGCTGAAGAAGGGATCAACATTGCAGGTCAATACTTGCAAACAACTGCTGATATGGGATACGTGGTTATTGATGTAGAAGCCGATCGATCAGAAGAAGCTCTGCTTAAACTGAAAGAGATCGAAGGCACCATTCGAGCACGCTTACTGCATTAA
- a CDS encoding DUF1107 domain-containing protein, whose amino-acid sequence MRLFKRYTPGMIAKHVSRLFKGRIYIYGVGKFEFDHGKLVLPERAEKRHFQTVKEINNEIMKLRCAYA is encoded by the coding sequence ATGAGACTGTTTAAGCGCTATACACCGGGTATGATTGCTAAACATGTAAGTCGACTTTTCAAAGGACGAATCTACATTTACGGCGTCGGAAAATTTGAGTTTGATCATGGCAAACTCGTATTACCGGAGCGAGCAGAAAAACGTCACTTTCAAACCGTGAAAGAGATCAACAATGAAATCATGAAACTGCGTTGCGCATACGCCTAA
- the zapA gene encoding cell division protein ZapA — translation MSNQAVDVEILGKLTRVNCPPGQEESLIAAAADLDNRLKEMAERTKVTNEVKLLTIAALNICYELQTKKFEANDEQNALTERMELLTTSLSDVLSKVKHGQQ, via the coding sequence ATGAGTAATCAAGCGGTAGACGTTGAAATATTAGGAAAACTGACTCGAGTGAATTGTCCTCCAGGGCAAGAAGAGTCATTGATTGCAGCTGCGGCCGATCTTGATAATCGATTGAAAGAGATGGCTGAACGTACTAAGGTAACTAATGAAGTGAAGCTGCTAACGATTGCAGCTCTGAATATTTGCTATGAATTACAAACGAAAAAGTTTGAAGCAAATGATGAACAAAACGCACTGACCGAGCGTATGGAATTGCTCACGACATCACTGTCAGATGTCCTCAGTAAAGTTAAGCACGGACAGCAATAG
- a CDS encoding oxidative stress defense protein — MKFVPKMLATSLTFTAILSVVSFPSLAGSPSFPHISTTGYGEVIAKPDMATFSVRVVESTMTAEQAKNTVDKVVTGFLNKLHKAGVEEASVHSSNLYLSPQYHYPKGGKPELVGYRASRNVTVQVTKLANLNEYMDIAIGEGINQIDNIQLQVRDQAKYQEQARLAAIKDATSKAKSLASGFERKLGDVWRIDYNAQPSQPVLMRSMAMDARTESNSYEDSTITIRDRVDVIYHIEE, encoded by the coding sequence ATGAAGTTTGTACCAAAGATGTTAGCAACGTCTCTTACTTTCACTGCAATATTGAGCGTTGTGAGTTTTCCATCCTTAGCGGGCTCTCCATCCTTTCCGCATATTTCAACGACCGGTTATGGTGAAGTGATCGCGAAACCCGATATGGCGACATTCTCTGTGAGAGTTGTTGAATCGACAATGACCGCTGAACAGGCGAAAAATACCGTTGATAAAGTGGTGACGGGTTTCTTAAATAAGCTTCATAAAGCGGGGGTAGAAGAAGCGAGCGTCCATAGTTCGAACTTGTATTTGTCGCCTCAATACCACTACCCGAAAGGTGGCAAACCTGAATTAGTTGGCTACCGAGCCTCACGTAATGTGACGGTTCAAGTGACTAAGCTCGCGAATCTCAATGAGTACATGGATATCGCCATTGGAGAGGGTATTAATCAGATTGATAACATCCAGCTTCAAGTTCGCGACCAAGCTAAGTATCAAGAGCAAGCGCGCTTAGCAGCCATTAAAGATGCAACATCAAAAGCGAAATCATTAGCGAGTGGTTTTGAGCGTAAGCTCGGCGACGTATGGCGTATAGACTACAACGCACAACCTTCTCAGCCAGTACTTATGCGTTCAATGGCAATGGATGCAAGAACAGAATCAAACTCTTATGAAGATTCAACGATCACGATTCGCGATCGTGTGGATGTGATTTACCATATAGAAGAGTGA
- a CDS encoding FAD-dependent 2-octaprenylphenol hydroxylase: MMQSVDIAIVGGGMVGLALAVALKDSDLRVAVIEGRAPNEGLSELPDVRVSALSRSSEVILRNLGAWQGIEQRRAAPYQAMEVWEQDSFARIEFDSTRLAQPNLGHIVENRVIQLALLDQVKQQDNVSLYMPATCKTMAIGESEAWLTLDNGQALTAKLVVGADGANSWVRKQQDIPLTHWDYGHSAIVANIKTAEPHHSVARQIFTPQGPLAFLPMQPSNMSSIVWSTDPNRAETLVSMSDADFNKQLTAEFDSKLGLCEVVGERFAFPLRMRYARDFVVERVALVGDAAHTIHPLAGQGVNLGLLDAASLAQELLKLWAAGEDIGTKRHLRGYERWRKAEAAKMIASMQGFKDLFEGDNPAKKLIRGIGMKLAGQLPGAKDEIMKRALGLSGNLPDLAKRPMTYR; this comes from the coding sequence ATGATGCAAAGTGTTGATATCGCGATTGTTGGTGGTGGCATGGTTGGCCTAGCGCTTGCTGTTGCTCTGAAAGACAGTGACTTAAGAGTCGCCGTCATAGAGGGCAGAGCACCCAATGAAGGGCTGAGTGAACTGCCGGATGTTCGAGTGTCTGCATTGAGTCGTTCTAGTGAAGTCATTTTACGTAACCTAGGTGCATGGCAAGGCATTGAGCAAAGACGTGCTGCGCCCTACCAAGCGATGGAAGTGTGGGAACAAGACAGCTTTGCTCGCATCGAGTTTGACTCGACACGCTTGGCTCAGCCGAATCTCGGTCATATCGTTGAAAACCGCGTGATTCAACTGGCACTGCTTGATCAGGTTAAGCAGCAAGACAATGTCAGCCTGTATATGCCCGCCACGTGCAAAACGATGGCGATTGGTGAAAGTGAAGCATGGTTAACTCTAGACAATGGCCAAGCATTGACCGCTAAGTTAGTCGTGGGCGCGGATGGCGCGAACTCTTGGGTTCGTAAGCAGCAAGATATTCCTCTAACGCATTGGGATTATGGGCACAGTGCGATTGTTGCGAACATCAAAACCGCAGAGCCGCATCACAGCGTTGCTCGTCAAATATTCACACCTCAAGGCCCATTGGCATTCCTACCAATGCAACCGAGCAACATGAGCTCGATTGTTTGGTCTACAGACCCCAATCGTGCCGAGACACTTGTATCTATGTCGGATGCTGATTTTAATAAGCAACTGACGGCTGAGTTTGACTCAAAACTTGGGCTATGCGAAGTGGTGGGTGAGCGTTTTGCCTTTCCACTGCGTATGCGTTATGCGCGTGACTTTGTTGTAGAACGTGTGGCTTTAGTGGGGGATGCTGCACATACCATTCACCCGTTAGCCGGGCAGGGCGTGAACCTGGGTCTATTAGACGCAGCAAGCTTAGCGCAAGAGTTGCTAAAGCTATGGGCCGCAGGCGAGGACATCGGTACCAAGCGTCACCTCCGTGGCTATGAACGCTGGAGAAAAGCAGAGGCGGCCAAAATGATTGCCTCTATGCAGGGTTTTAAAGATCTGTTTGAAGGCGATAATCCAGCTAAGAAGTTGATTCGTGGTATCGGTATGAAGCTTGCGGGCCAGCTGCCTGGCGCAAAAGATGAAATAATGAAAAGGGCGCTCGGCCTATCCGGAAACCTTCCTGATTTAGCGAAACGTCCCATGACTTACCGATAG
- a CDS encoding YecA/YgfB family protein yields the protein MSETTLPDYLTVATELQSASLAVNPAEMHGLLTGMLSGGLNLADKSWQPLIFDYTNEGMGWPDRALTLAEATLKVTSSEITGSGMELSMLLPDEDASASLFDLADGVSDWINHFISGLGLVGAQLNKASDDTKEALADLEEMAKLGIDEDDDMEEQAQLLEHVIEHVKACALTIHAEFGARPSEDSAPTIH from the coding sequence ATGAGTGAAACGACTTTACCTGATTATCTAACGGTTGCGACTGAACTTCAATCGGCGAGCCTAGCCGTAAACCCAGCTGAGATGCATGGTCTGTTAACGGGTATGTTGAGCGGAGGCTTAAACCTGGCAGATAAAAGCTGGCAACCCCTGATCTTTGATTACACCAATGAAGGCATGGGTTGGCCCGATCGCGCATTAACGCTAGCGGAAGCGACACTCAAAGTCACGAGCAGTGAAATCACCGGTTCAGGCATGGAATTGTCTATGTTACTGCCAGACGAAGACGCAAGTGCAAGCTTGTTTGATCTTGCGGACGGTGTATCAGATTGGATTAACCATTTCATTTCAGGTTTAGGTCTGGTTGGCGCTCAATTGAATAAAGCGTCTGACGATACCAAAGAAGCGTTAGCTGATCTTGAAGAGATGGCAAAGCTAGGCATTGACGAAGATGATGACATGGAAGAACAAGCGCAGCTTCTAGAGCACGTGATTGAGCATGTAAAAGCGTGCGCATTAACGATTCATGCTGAGTTTGGTGCTCGCCCATCTGAAGATTCGGCGCCAACCATTCACTAA
- a CDS encoding LysE/ArgO family amino acid transporter has translation MSFWVLLQGFGLGASMIIPIGAQNAYVLNQGIKRNHHLTTATICSLLDTLFISLGIFGGGAILSKNEVLLTSVTLGGIAFLTMYGLLSLRSAFRGHTGDESKREIVARGKRTVILGALAVTVLNPHLYLDTVVILGSIGGQFEGNDRLAFAVGTILASFVWFYSLSLGAAKLGPTLSQPNVKKSIDIVVAIMMFVIAFLLTQELAEKYW, from the coding sequence ATGAGTTTTTGGGTTTTATTACAAGGTTTTGGTCTAGGGGCAAGCATGATTATCCCGATTGGTGCACAGAATGCGTACGTCCTAAATCAAGGGATAAAACGTAACCATCACTTAACGACTGCGACAATCTGTAGCCTACTCGATACCCTGTTTATCTCATTAGGTATTTTTGGTGGTGGTGCTATCTTATCGAAAAATGAAGTACTGTTAACTTCAGTAACATTAGGTGGTATTGCCTTTCTAACAATGTATGGCTTGTTATCGCTTAGAAGTGCTTTCAGAGGGCATACCGGTGATGAATCAAAGAGGGAGATCGTGGCTCGTGGTAAACGAACCGTCATCTTAGGTGCTTTGGCGGTAACCGTATTAAACCCACACTTATATCTGGATACCGTGGTAATTCTTGGATCCATTGGCGGACAGTTTGAAGGCAATGACAGACTTGCCTTTGCGGTTGGGACGATCTTAGCTTCATTCGTCTGGTTTTACTCGTTATCATTAGGAGCTGCGAAGCTAGGCCCAACACTCTCGCAACCGAATGTTAAGAAAAGCATTGATATTGTGGTTGCGATCATGATGTTTGTTATCGCTTTTTTACTCACACAAGAATTGGCCGAAAAATACTGGTAA
- a CDS encoding YbaK/EbsC family protein: MTTLDNIYQHNISLLKNAGIEFNEWQHEPILDFETDLIVAKRLGWTGTHSKSLFLKLKGGGFALYLTDKDKRLDSKRLKQVLGKRPSVCSDEEMISQTHCVPGAVCPFVIPSDIPIVVDQQLYQCEEILYTPGEPTITIGFAGSSLPILLSKLDNTIIQI; encoded by the coding sequence ATGACCACGTTAGACAACATCTATCAGCACAACATTTCCCTATTAAAAAATGCAGGTATTGAGTTCAATGAATGGCAACACGAACCCATTTTAGATTTCGAAACCGATCTGATCGTTGCAAAACGACTAGGGTGGACAGGAACACACAGTAAGAGTTTGTTTTTAAAATTAAAGGGGGGCGGTTTTGCACTGTATCTTACCGATAAAGATAAACGCTTAGACAGTAAAAGGCTAAAGCAGGTGTTAGGAAAACGTCCATCCGTTTGTAGCGATGAAGAAATGATAAGTCAAACGCATTGTGTGCCAGGAGCGGTATGCCCATTTGTGATACCAAGTGATATTCCAATCGTCGTCGACCAGCAACTCTATCAATGTGAAGAAATACTTTATACCCCCGGAGAGCCAACCATCACTATCGGCTTTGCAGGATCATCATTACCCATTTTACTCAGCAAACTGGACAACACTATTATTCAAATATAA
- the ubiH gene encoding 2-octaprenyl-6-methoxyphenyl hydroxylase gives MAQYDVVIAGGAMAGATLALALNHLSQGSLSIAVVEPYQVDHQAHPGFDSRSIALSYGTVQILDSLHLWQSIAPVATPIKDIHVSDRGHAGMTDIYSDNLAVDALGYVVELADVGRIYQQKLEAEPAITILCPESVNKVEREQSFITIEMTSGQTVTTQLLVAADGAISTCCQQLNISLNEHDFEQVAVIANIMASEPHQGRAFERFTEHGPVALLPMSDNRLSLVWCLPPEQAQKVMTLTDDEFLERLQSDFGWRLGRLEKVGKRASYPLILRHRQQNISHRFAIVGNAAQTLHPIAGQGFNLGIRDVASLAEELCTQLDDVGRYRGLVNFRKRREQDRDTTITLTSSLVHLFSNNFLTARIGRNLGLAVIDNLPPLKGPLLRHTLGLVKR, from the coding sequence ATGGCTCAGTATGATGTTGTAATTGCTGGTGGCGCAATGGCGGGGGCAACCTTAGCCCTTGCTCTGAATCACCTAAGCCAAGGTTCACTATCGATAGCAGTAGTGGAGCCTTATCAGGTTGATCATCAAGCTCACCCCGGTTTTGATTCTCGTTCGATCGCTTTGTCTTATGGCACGGTGCAGATCCTTGATTCTTTACACTTGTGGCAATCGATCGCTCCGGTCGCAACCCCGATTAAAGATATCCATGTATCGGATCGAGGACATGCCGGGATGACGGACATCTACAGTGACAATCTGGCTGTTGATGCGCTTGGCTACGTGGTGGAATTGGCGGATGTGGGACGAATCTATCAGCAGAAGCTTGAGGCTGAACCCGCAATTACGATACTTTGCCCTGAGTCTGTCAATAAAGTTGAACGTGAGCAATCGTTCATAACGATTGAGATGACAAGTGGACAAACGGTAACAACTCAGTTGCTGGTTGCAGCGGATGGTGCTATCTCAACCTGTTGTCAGCAACTTAATATCTCATTGAATGAGCATGACTTTGAGCAAGTCGCTGTGATCGCCAATATTATGGCGAGTGAACCCCATCAAGGTCGCGCCTTTGAGCGCTTTACTGAGCATGGACCTGTTGCTCTATTGCCGATGAGTGACAACCGTTTGTCGCTGGTTTGGTGTTTGCCCCCAGAGCAAGCACAAAAAGTGATGACCTTAACTGACGACGAATTTCTTGAACGGTTGCAGAGCGACTTTGGTTGGCGACTTGGTCGACTAGAGAAAGTCGGCAAGCGTGCCAGTTACCCACTGATTCTTCGTCACCGCCAGCAGAATATTTCTCATCGCTTTGCGATTGTCGGAAATGCCGCTCAAACGCTTCACCCGATTGCGGGTCAAGGCTTTAATCTCGGCATCCGAGATGTGGCATCCTTAGCGGAAGAGTTATGTACTCAGTTAGATGATGTGGGGCGTTACCGTGGTCTTGTTAACTTTAGAAAACGTAGAGAACAAGATAGAGACACAACGATCACGCTGACTTCAAGCCTAGTTCATCTGTTCTCAAACAATTTTTTGACCGCTCGCATTGGGCGTAATCTTGGGTTAGCGGTAATCGATAACCTTCCACCACTTAAAGGTCCACTTTTGCGTCATACGCTTGGCCTAGTAAAAAGATAA
- the rpiA gene encoding ribose-5-phosphate isomerase RpiA, with amino-acid sequence MTQDEMKKAAGWAALQYVEEGSIVGVGTGSTVNHFIDALGTMKEKIKGAVSSSVASTEKLEALGIKVFECNDVFKLDVYVDGADEINASRDMIKGGGAALTREKIVAAISDKFVCIVDGTKAVDVLGKFPLPVEVIPMARSYVARELVKLGGDPVYREGCTTDNGNMILDVYGMAIENPKQLEDIINGIAGVVTVGLFAHRGADVVITGTPEGAKIEE; translated from the coding sequence ATGACTCAAGATGAAATGAAAAAAGCAGCGGGCTGGGCAGCACTTCAATATGTTGAAGAAGGCAGCATTGTCGGCGTTGGCACTGGTTCTACAGTAAATCACTTCATCGACGCGCTTGGCACAATGAAAGAGAAAATCAAAGGTGCGGTTTCAAGCTCTGTCGCTTCTACTGAAAAACTGGAAGCACTAGGCATCAAAGTTTTTGAGTGCAACGACGTTTTCAAACTGGATGTTTATGTTGATGGCGCAGATGAGATTAATGCTTCACGCGACATGATCAAAGGCGGCGGCGCTGCTCTCACTCGTGAAAAAATCGTCGCGGCTATCTCTGATAAGTTTGTGTGTATTGTTGACGGAACTAAAGCTGTTGATGTGCTGGGTAAATTCCCACTGCCTGTTGAAGTGATTCCAATGGCACGTTCATACGTTGCACGTGAACTGGTGAAACTGGGTGGTGACCCCGTTTACCGTGAAGGCTGCACCACGGATAACGGTAACATGATCTTAGATGTTTACGGTATGGCGATCGAAAATCCAAAACAGTTAGAAGACATCATCAATGGTATTGCTGGTGTTGTTACTGTCGGTCTATTCGCTCACCGTGGCGCTGATGTAGTGATCACTGGCACACCTGAAGGTGCAAAAATTGAGGAATAA